A genomic stretch from Bifidobacterium sp. ESL0769 includes:
- a CDS encoding ribonucleotide-diphosphate reductase subunit beta, protein MTFTAMNWNLDGADADTSRDAFNTMTTQLWTPEQVSLADDAQDIHRLSCSERTALSRIFAGLSVVESLQASNATKALSSDAERDNAGISQAVLTAIAFAESMHTKAYSALIAALGSDEANDTRNADTNLSANSTDSNTSANIDKANESAQSPFAWAQQNESMQEKLRLLNDVYAAVFNVSGITVSDAANQSGQNADTSTNLSSITSPTEIAASNASNSDSETSSFPDLGALKRLVAAVLAQALLVESGFYLPMWLSSRGTMTKSADIIRLINRDIVTSSSYLGSVYQQKLEQLDDETRETMRQYVYDLANNLYFAEEDYNYTLPYANLGLDDDIEKFLSYNANKALSYLGYPALFPTEISQPNPAVIDELNDMESLASALKPASLFGGSGINFTSANSASATAGTSASSPATSTGATAANKAEETSDDDWDF, encoded by the coding sequence ATGACTTTCACCGCGATGAACTGGAATCTTGACGGCGCAGACGCCGATACAAGCCGCGATGCCTTCAACACCATGACCACGCAACTCTGGACGCCCGAACAGGTTTCACTGGCGGATGACGCCCAAGACATTCATAGGCTCAGCTGCTCCGAACGGACTGCACTGAGCCGGATTTTCGCAGGACTTTCCGTTGTCGAATCCTTGCAGGCCAGCAACGCGACCAAAGCTTTGAGCAGCGATGCCGAGCGGGATAATGCCGGAATCAGTCAGGCGGTTTTGACTGCCATCGCATTCGCCGAGTCGATGCACACGAAAGCCTATTCGGCGCTGATCGCTGCACTCGGTTCCGACGAAGCAAACGACACGCGCAATGCCGACACCAACCTGTCTGCAAATTCAACGGATTCAAATACTTCCGCCAATATCGACAAGGCCAATGAATCAGCACAATCACCATTTGCCTGGGCACAGCAGAACGAATCGATGCAGGAAAAACTGCGGCTGCTCAACGACGTGTACGCTGCTGTTTTCAATGTCTCGGGTATCACCGTCTCTGACGCGGCCAATCAATCAGGCCAGAACGCAGATACGTCTACAAATTTGTCAAGTATCACTTCACCGACCGAAATCGCCGCCTCAAACGCTTCTAATTCTGATTCCGAGACAAGCAGCTTTCCCGACCTCGGTGCGCTGAAGCGGCTCGTGGCGGCGGTGCTTGCACAAGCACTGCTAGTGGAATCCGGTTTCTACCTGCCGATGTGGCTTTCCAGCCGCGGAACGATGACGAAATCCGCCGATATCATTCGCCTGATCAATCGCGATATCGTCACTTCCAGCTCGTACCTCGGTTCCGTCTACCAGCAAAAGCTCGAACAGCTCGACGACGAAACCCGCGAAACCATGCGCCAGTATGTCTACGACCTTGCCAACAACCTCTATTTCGCCGAAGAGGATTACAACTATACGCTGCCTTACGCCAACCTCGGCCTTGACGATGACATCGAAAAGTTCCTGAGCTACAACGCCAACAAAGCCCTCTCATACTTGGGATACCCGGCCCTGTTCCCCACCGAGATCAGCCAGCCGAACCCGGCCGTCATCGACGAGCTCAACGATATGGAATCGCTGGCGTCGGCTCTCAAACCCGCCAGCCTGTTCGGCGGCTCCGGCATCAATTTCACCTCAGCCAATTCCGCGAGCGCAACCGCCGGAACTTCGGCATCCTCGCCCGCAACTTCAACCGGCGCGACCGCCGCCAACAAGGCCGAGGAAACCAGCGACGACGACTGGGATTTCTGA
- the nrdH gene encoding glutaredoxin-like protein NrdH: MTVTVFTKPRCPQCEATKRQLTRANIAFEAVDLTENPSTLEQLTQAGFRQAPVVITPDASWSGYRPDLIKQLATNAVKTSADAKASQSVLA, translated from the coding sequence ATGACCGTTACCGTTTTCACCAAACCACGCTGCCCACAGTGCGAGGCGACCAAGCGCCAGCTTACGCGAGCCAACATCGCGTTCGAAGCGGTGGATCTGACTGAAAACCCCTCCACTCTCGAACAGCTCACGCAGGCCGGCTTCCGCCAGGCGCCCGTCGTCATCACGCCCGACGCCTCCTGGAGCGGTTACCGTCCGGACCTCATCAAGCAGCTTGCGACCAACGCCGTCAAGACTTCTGCTGACGCCAAGGCTTCGCAGTCCGTTCTCGCCTGA
- the nrdI gene encoding class Ib ribonucleoside-diphosphate reductase assembly flavoprotein NrdI, giving the protein MANANIDNATTTGAEPYDDECVTPSEPEAKAKGEHIGAVVYFSSVSNNTARFIESCGFPDEGINVYRIPLRPKEAPLQVREPYVLIVPTYGGGNIAKALLPQIRKFLNGHKNRSFIRGVISSGNRNFATAFCAAGDIISKKCHVPFMYNFELLGTPDDQRQVREGVRDFFLEARQNDAKHRSL; this is encoded by the coding sequence ATGGCGAACGCGAATATCGATAACGCCACCACCACAGGTGCCGAGCCGTACGACGACGAGTGCGTGACACCAAGCGAGCCAGAGGCAAAAGCTAAAGGCGAGCACATCGGCGCCGTGGTCTACTTCTCCTCGGTTTCCAACAACACCGCACGCTTCATCGAAAGCTGCGGTTTCCCCGACGAGGGCATCAACGTCTACCGCATCCCGCTGCGTCCGAAAGAGGCGCCGTTGCAGGTGCGCGAACCATACGTGCTCATCGTACCGACCTACGGCGGCGGCAACATCGCCAAAGCGCTGCTCCCTCAGATTCGCAAATTCCTGAACGGACACAAGAACCGCAGCTTCATCCGCGGCGTCATTTCCTCGGGCAATAGGAACTTCGCCACTGCGTTTTGTGCGGCGGGCGACATTATTTCCAAGAAGTGCCACGTCCCGTTCATGTATAATTTCGAACTCTTGGGCACGCCGGACGACCAACGCCAGGTGCGCGAAGGCGTAAGGGACTTCTTTCTCGAGGCCCGTCAGAATGATGCGAAACATCGTTCGTTATGA
- a CDS encoding putative ABC transporter permease: MLDEGEWVMETAPHGLNDENSKSLDEKLGEASLGSAKSSANALGKAASSAADAVAHSAARAAQDVGDASRNLANHASRHLTIIGRIYGVLVLFVGLVGVPYVGYAILDGIHNFLTGRLRPDLLDLTFLLTCAQTVVSFVNAATLIVFGVTLLRDMRKHAARWAYVLMAVTVAQGMLSLALQGLGLGVGLSLIQIAILVALAIALDPALIGERAVQRKLKRMDEHDEYIEAKGAGMLGRDPSGKGYVELNVFNVFWLFVVGCVGGLIVEEIYHLIFFNEWQDRAGLIWGPFSPIYGFGVVVLTMCLNRLWHANAILIFFASAIIGGCFEAFVAWFMQIAFGIIAWNYSNDWLPLFGGKTCGKYMVFWGLAGLIWLRELLPRLLKFINLIPWKWRYALTAVALVFMLIDIAVTLMAFDCWYGRIAGLPQTSPVARFFGEHFNNAVMQQRFQTMSINPKWSGRA; this comes from the coding sequence ATGCTGGATGAAGGGGAGTGGGTTATGGAGACTGCTCCTCATGGTCTTAATGACGAAAATTCGAAATCGCTGGATGAAAAGCTTGGCGAGGCTTCACTCGGCTCTGCAAAATCGTCGGCGAACGCGCTCGGTAAGGCCGCGAGCTCAGCCGCTGACGCAGTGGCACATTCAGCCGCCCGGGCCGCGCAAGACGTTGGTGATGCTTCCCGTAATCTTGCGAATCATGCCTCTCGGCATCTCACTATCATCGGCCGCATTTACGGCGTTCTGGTCCTGTTCGTGGGACTCGTCGGCGTGCCGTATGTCGGTTACGCGATTCTCGACGGCATCCACAATTTTTTGACCGGCCGGCTTCGCCCCGATCTTCTTGACCTGACATTTTTGCTTACTTGTGCGCAGACGGTTGTTTCGTTCGTCAACGCCGCGACATTGATTGTTTTCGGCGTCACGTTGTTGCGTGACATGCGCAAGCATGCGGCGCGATGGGCGTACGTACTGATGGCGGTGACCGTGGCTCAGGGCATGCTTTCGTTGGCATTGCAGGGGCTCGGGCTTGGCGTCGGGCTCTCCCTGATTCAGATTGCGATTCTCGTGGCGCTCGCCATTGCGCTCGACCCGGCGCTGATCGGCGAACGTGCAGTGCAGCGCAAACTCAAGCGGATGGACGAGCACGACGAATACATCGAGGCCAAAGGCGCCGGGATGCTCGGCCGCGATCCGAGCGGTAAAGGCTACGTCGAGCTCAACGTTTTCAACGTGTTCTGGCTTTTTGTGGTCGGTTGCGTCGGCGGGCTGATTGTCGAGGAAATCTATCACCTTATATTCTTCAACGAGTGGCAGGACCGCGCAGGGCTGATTTGGGGCCCGTTCTCGCCGATTTATGGCTTCGGCGTTGTGGTGCTGACGATGTGCCTGAACCGGCTTTGGCACGCCAACGCCATCCTGATTTTCTTCGCCAGCGCGATTATCGGTGGTTGCTTTGAAGCGTTCGTGGCATGGTTTATGCAGATTGCGTTTGGCATCATAGCGTGGAATTATTCGAACGACTGGCTGCCGCTTTTCGGCGGGAAGACTTGTGGCAAATACATGGTTTTCTGGGGGTTGGCAGGCCTGATTTGGTTGCGTGAGCTGTTGCCGCGTCTGCTGAAATTCATCAATCTCATCCCGTGGAAGTGGCGTTACGCGCTGACCGCCGTCGCGCTGGTGTTCATGCTCATCGACATTGCGGTCACACTGATGGCGTTCGATTGCTGGTACGGCCGCATTGCCGGCTTGCCGCAGACTTCCCCCGTTGCCCGTTTCTTCGGCGAGCATTTCAACAACGCCGTGATGCAGCAGCGTTTCCAAACGATGAGCATCAACCCGAAGTGGTCCGGTCGCGCGTGA
- a CDS encoding ATP-binding protein has protein sequence MMRDKNIKDNDTEVLGSKVGKAALLDSASLELKPRPDYLATLVKFLDNGAIKVVSGMRRCGKSSLLILLARYLQEKGTPRNHIVMANFESSEFFDVTDYRSLTVWLHKRMNESGHYYVLLDEVQLVEHWERAINALRVDADVDIYLTGSNAYLLSSQLATLLSGRYEEINVYPLSFKEFMDYAGLSDRRLGLERYLRFGGLPPVVDQGDDRQLAETMLSGIYNTVVVKDVAQHVQIRNMAVFGDVARFLADTTGSSVAITNIEHRLASAHRKTAGGTVERYVQGLVDAFLFSRAQRYDLKGGAYLQGGDKYYPADLGIRNMLLDFPAGDFGFALENLVYNELRTRGFHVRVGKIGTIEVDFIATKGETKLAIQVTATMLDEKTRQRELAPLQQLMPQAANEGLRRMVLTYDTVGLGAVDGIEIVNAVDWLME, from the coding sequence ATGATGCGAGATAAAAATATCAAGGACAACGATACCGAAGTATTGGGGAGCAAAGTCGGCAAGGCTGCTCTGCTTGACAGTGCATCGTTGGAGCTGAAACCGCGCCCGGATTATCTCGCTACTTTGGTCAAATTTCTTGATAATGGTGCCATCAAGGTCGTCTCCGGCATGCGCCGCTGCGGGAAATCGAGTCTGCTTATCCTGCTCGCAAGATACTTGCAGGAAAAAGGGACCCCGCGAAACCATATCGTGATGGCGAATTTCGAGTCCTCCGAGTTTTTCGACGTGACTGATTATCGCAGCTTGACGGTGTGGTTGCATAAACGCATGAATGAATCTGGCCATTACTATGTGCTGCTCGACGAAGTGCAGCTGGTGGAGCATTGGGAACGTGCCATCAACGCGCTGCGTGTGGATGCCGACGTGGATATTTACCTGACCGGATCGAATGCCTACCTGCTTTCCTCACAACTGGCTACGCTACTTTCCGGGCGTTATGAGGAGATCAATGTTTATCCGCTTTCATTCAAGGAGTTCATGGATTATGCCGGTCTTTCCGACCGCCGGCTTGGACTCGAACGTTATCTGCGATTTGGGGGATTGCCGCCAGTTGTGGATCAAGGCGATGACCGGCAGCTGGCCGAAACGATGCTTTCGGGGATATACAACACCGTGGTGGTCAAGGACGTCGCGCAACATGTTCAGATCCGGAATATGGCAGTGTTCGGCGACGTCGCGCGTTTTCTTGCCGATACCACCGGTTCGAGCGTGGCCATCACGAACATCGAGCATCGGCTGGCCAGTGCCCATCGTAAGACGGCTGGTGGCACAGTCGAGCGTTACGTGCAGGGTCTGGTGGATGCGTTTTTGTTCTCGCGGGCTCAACGCTACGATTTGAAGGGTGGGGCCTATCTGCAAGGTGGCGATAAATATTATCCCGCTGATCTGGGCATTCGCAATATGCTATTGGATTTTCCGGCTGGAGATTTCGGCTTCGCGCTGGAAAACTTGGTCTATAACGAGTTGAGGACCAGGGGCTTCCATGTCCGTGTCGGCAAAATCGGCACTATCGAGGTCGATTTCATCGCAACGAAAGGCGAGACGAAACTGGCGATTCAGGTCACCGCCACCATGCTGGATGAAAAGACCCGTCAGCGAGAGTTGGCTCCGCTGCAGCAGCTTATGCCTCAAGCCGCCAACGAAGGTTTGAGGCGAATGGTCCTAACGTATGACACCGTTGGGCTTGGAGCTGTTGACGGCATCGAGATTGTCAATGCCGTCGATTGGCTGATGGAGTGA
- a CDS encoding RNA-binding domain-containing protein gives MADRLDISNLRETNQIEAKLAKHGLPHSIWETYSSFANSEGGKILLGVAEDKATRKLSVSGVADTEKLIRDFWNTLNDRTKVNINILTDEDISVQSEDGKDIIVINVPAARRENKPVYLGPNPLTGAYRRNADGDYHCTADESRAMLRDSSLTPLDRKIVDEVGLEAISKDTLDTYRKNLAFRRPDHPWNNLPDKDFLLKLNAVDFAKDATLHPTRAGLLMFCDNQAITREFPDYFLDYHEKLGQNRWDDRIISTEGTWSGNLYDFWLKVTTKLIATIPHPFRLAPNMQRIDEGPMDKAVREALTNTLVHADYYGRRGTVVIRKLDCLEFTNPGGLRLTKDEVLQGGISDSRNPTLLAMFNLVGGGERMGSGFDVMRQGAADIGAEEPTLTTTQSFPNRTTLNVPIKNVKKRTTSSQTPTKPPTHSTFSDGENRVLSLLTKSKQPMKTSEIAQKLGISVSWASKQLKSLNAKGMVNRDGTTRGTHYTVRK, from the coding sequence ATGGCTGATCGACTTGACATTTCGAATCTGCGCGAAACCAACCAGATCGAGGCCAAACTCGCGAAACACGGGCTTCCGCATAGCATTTGGGAGACCTATTCCTCCTTCGCCAACAGCGAGGGCGGGAAAATCCTGCTGGGCGTCGCCGAAGACAAAGCAACCCGCAAACTGTCCGTCTCCGGCGTGGCCGACACCGAAAAACTCATCAGGGACTTCTGGAACACCCTCAACGACCGAACGAAAGTCAACATCAATATTCTCACCGACGAGGACATAAGCGTCCAGTCCGAAGACGGCAAGGATATCATCGTCATCAACGTTCCTGCAGCCCGGCGTGAGAACAAGCCCGTTTATCTCGGCCCCAATCCGCTCACCGGCGCCTACCGCCGTAACGCCGACGGCGACTACCATTGCACGGCCGACGAAAGCCGGGCCATGCTGCGCGACAGCAGCCTCACGCCTCTCGACCGTAAAATCGTCGACGAAGTGGGCCTCGAGGCCATCAGTAAAGACACACTCGATACCTACCGCAAGAACCTTGCGTTCCGCCGACCCGATCACCCGTGGAACAACCTTCCGGACAAGGATTTCCTCCTAAAACTCAACGCCGTGGATTTCGCGAAGGACGCCACATTGCACCCAACCCGCGCCGGCCTGCTGATGTTCTGCGACAATCAGGCGATTACGCGGGAATTCCCTGACTATTTCCTCGACTATCACGAAAAACTCGGACAGAACCGATGGGACGACCGCATCATTTCGACCGAGGGGACATGGAGCGGCAACCTGTACGACTTCTGGCTGAAGGTCACCACAAAACTCATCGCCACCATTCCACATCCCTTCCGGCTCGCCCCGAACATGCAACGAATCGATGAAGGCCCGATGGACAAGGCTGTGCGCGAGGCCCTGACCAACACCCTCGTCCACGCGGATTACTACGGACGGCGCGGAACTGTTGTTATACGCAAGCTCGACTGCCTCGAATTCACCAACCCCGGCGGGCTCAGACTCACCAAAGACGAAGTATTGCAAGGCGGCATATCCGACTCGCGTAATCCCACACTGCTTGCCATGTTCAACCTCGTAGGTGGAGGCGAACGCATGGGCAGCGGCTTCGATGTCATGCGCCAGGGCGCAGCCGACATCGGCGCCGAAGAGCCCACCCTCACCACGACCCAGTCGTTCCCGAACCGCACGACGTTAAACGTGCCGATAAAGAACGTTAAAAAAAGGACAACAAGTAGCCAGACACCGACCAAGCCGCCAACGCATTCAACGTTTTCGGATGGCGAAAACCGTGTACTCTCGCTACTAACAAAATCAAAACAGCCAATGAAAACAAGCGAAATCGCGCAGAAGCTCGGCATAAGCGTTTCATGGGCTAGTAAACAGTTGAAGTCCCTTAACGCAAAAGGTATGGTCAACCGCGATGGCACCACACGGGGTACACACTATACCGTTCGTAAGTAA
- a CDS encoding BspA family leucine-rich repeat surface protein: MKTRNVIATAATSLATLALAIVPQTAMAGEHQPSSESTEQTPTAQAYCDASKRSFGTDAYWQLSSDCSQLHLGSRYDRIGTLPNTRPWYSVRYSIKSVTVDTPLKAHVDSSQMFYDMPYLTSIDLTGLDTSDATNMRYMFYKNPSLGSITFGDKFDTSNVTDMSYMFTSDSTLQNLDLGQKFDTTNVTNMNHMFGGMKSLKSINMGSSFSTANVFTMASMFQGDSSLTRLDLSGFDTAKISGDDRIDNMFDGCTSLRFVRVGANATFRNAANTPSASWKSQDGNWTGDPALGFGQDSPSTTWYGRPEVSVGFNANGAQGAAPATMTRDAWPDAPAEFEMPGQGEMSKKDHTLAGWAHTDDAAEPHYQTGSVLTLDNDDDADNDITMHAIWQRSNLGDGTEPGEGSEGETEPGEGEESDADAGETDTEEGEIEPEDEETEPIVAGPVLPGTPGHPSLTKPEHVPSLAAFGQDSENAASAELEAVNGQHDELARTGSSALNLAIAAVTMALTALSIILRRFSPGCKTM; encoded by the coding sequence ATGAAGACACGAAACGTAATAGCCACTGCGGCCACTTCCCTGGCCACTCTCGCCCTTGCCATAGTGCCACAAACCGCAATGGCCGGCGAGCATCAGCCATCATCCGAGAGCACCGAGCAGACACCAACCGCTCAAGCCTACTGCGATGCCAGCAAACGCTCGTTTGGCACCGATGCTTACTGGCAATTGAGTTCGGATTGCTCACAACTGCATCTTGGCAGCAGATATGATCGTATCGGCACCTTGCCCAACACCCGCCCGTGGTATTCCGTGAGGTATTCGATCAAGTCGGTGACGGTGGATACGCCGCTCAAGGCCCACGTCGACTCCTCCCAGATGTTTTATGACATGCCGTATCTGACCAGCATCGATTTAACGGGCTTGGACACCAGCGACGCTACCAACATGAGGTATATGTTCTACAAGAACCCCTCGCTCGGCAGCATAACCTTTGGCGATAAATTCGACACCAGCAATGTGACCGATATGAGCTATATGTTTACGTCGGATTCTACGCTTCAAAACCTTGATTTAGGGCAAAAATTCGACACGACAAACGTCACGAACATGAATCATATGTTCGGTGGAATGAAAAGTTTGAAGTCCATCAACATGGGTTCCTCGTTCTCGACAGCCAATGTCTTCACCATGGCTTCGATGTTCCAAGGCGACTCCTCGCTGACGCGTCTCGACCTTTCCGGCTTTGATACCGCCAAAATCAGCGGCGACGACAGGATCGACAATATGTTCGATGGATGCACGAGCCTGCGCTTTGTCCGTGTCGGCGCAAACGCGACTTTCAGAAATGCCGCCAACACGCCTTCCGCAAGTTGGAAGAGTCAGGACGGTAATTGGACAGGCGATCCAGCGCTTGGATTCGGGCAGGATTCGCCGAGTACCACTTGGTACGGAAGACCAGAGGTTTCGGTAGGTTTCAACGCTAACGGTGCGCAAGGCGCTGCTCCAGCGACCATGACACGCGACGCCTGGCCAGACGCGCCAGCCGAATTCGAGATGCCTGGTCAAGGTGAGATGAGTAAGAAGGACCACACGTTGGCCGGTTGGGCGCACACCGACGACGCTGCGGAACCCCATTATCAAACCGGTTCCGTTCTCACTTTGGACAATGACGACGACGCCGACAATGACATCACGATGCACGCGATCTGGCAGCGCAGCAATCTCGGAGACGGAACAGAACCCGGCGAAGGCAGCGAAGGCGAAACAGAACCGGGCGAAGGTGAAGAAAGCGACGCCGACGCCGGCGAGACCGACACGGAAGAAGGCGAAATCGAGCCAGAAGACGAGGAAACGGAACCAATCGTCGCCGGACCCGTGTTACCTGGCACCCCCGGCCACCCGTCCCTGACCAAACCGGAACACGTTCCATCGCTCGCAGCTTTCGGGCAAGACTCAGAAAATGCCGCTTCCGCAGAGCTGGAGGCAGTCAACGGACAGCACGACGAACTTGCGCGCACCGGTTCATCGGCCCTGAACCTCGCCATCGCCGCCGTCACCATGGCACTCACCGCTCTGTCCATAATCTTGCGCCGGTTCTCGCCCGGCTGTAAAACAATGTAA
- the nrdE gene encoding class 1b ribonucleoside-diphosphate reductase subunit alpha: protein MDNTVEDTGFDPEHDYHSLNAMLNLYDEDGKIQFDKDKEAERAYINGHVAENTMKFGSTAERIKYLEDNLYYEKAVFDQYTPEFLDSFYKHVEDFGFEFETFLGAFKFYRSYALKTFDGKQYLEDFPQRSAAVALELAAGDEKLAVKYVDEILSGRFQPATPTFLNLGKAQRGEPVSCFLVRIEDNMESISRGINSALQLSKRGGGVALLLTNLREQGAPIKHIEHQSSGVVPVMKLLEDSFSYANQLGARQGAGAVYLNAHHPDILRFLDTKRENADEKTRIKSLSLGVVIPDITFELAKRKEKMALFSPYDVERVYGKPFADISVTEKYDEMLHDDRIHKTYIDAREFFMTLGEVQFESGYPYILFEDTVNRANPIDGRVTMSNLCSEILQVQEPSTYNADLSYDHVGKDISCNLGSLNIAKAMDGGLADPVETAIRALTSVSEQTHIDSVPSIKRGNEEGHSIGLGQMNLHGFLAREHMYYGSEEALDFTDMYFMTVAYHAYKASHKLAVERGHAFATFDTSDYAKPAGQGNYFDKYTDGRRSLEPKTQTVKDLFERFGIHIPTVSDWETLRDEILKDGIYNEYLQAVPPTGSISYINHSTSSIHPIASKIEIRKEGKVGRVYYPAPYMTNDNLEYFQDAYEIGWKKIVDTYAEATQHVDQGLSLTLFFPAGVTTRELNKAQIYAWRKGIKTLYYIRIRQQALEGTEVEGCVSCML from the coding sequence ATGGATAACACCGTCGAAGACACCGGTTTCGACCCGGAGCACGACTACCATTCGCTCAACGCGATGCTCAACCTCTACGACGAGGACGGCAAGATCCAGTTCGACAAGGACAAGGAGGCCGAGCGCGCCTACATCAATGGCCACGTCGCGGAGAACACGATGAAGTTCGGCTCCACCGCCGAACGCATCAAGTACTTGGAAGACAACCTCTACTACGAAAAGGCCGTTTTCGACCAGTACACCCCCGAGTTCCTGGATTCCTTCTACAAGCATGTCGAGGACTTCGGCTTCGAGTTCGAGACCTTCCTCGGCGCCTTCAAGTTCTACCGTTCCTACGCTCTGAAGACCTTCGACGGTAAGCAGTACCTCGAGGACTTCCCGCAGCGCAGCGCCGCCGTGGCGCTCGAGCTGGCGGCCGGCGACGAAAAGCTCGCCGTCAAGTACGTCGACGAAATTCTCTCCGGTCGCTTCCAGCCCGCGACCCCGACCTTCCTCAACTTGGGCAAGGCACAGCGCGGCGAGCCCGTCTCCTGCTTCCTCGTGCGCATCGAGGACAACATGGAGTCCATCTCCCGCGGCATCAACTCCGCCCTGCAGCTGAGCAAGCGCGGCGGCGGCGTGGCACTGCTGCTCACCAACCTGCGTGAGCAGGGCGCACCAATCAAGCACATCGAGCACCAGTCCAGCGGCGTCGTACCGGTGATGAAGCTCCTTGAGGACTCGTTCTCCTACGCCAACCAGCTCGGCGCACGCCAGGGCGCAGGTGCCGTCTACTTGAACGCTCACCACCCCGACATCCTCCGCTTCCTCGACACCAAGCGCGAGAACGCCGACGAGAAGACCCGTATCAAGTCGCTGTCCCTCGGCGTCGTCATCCCCGACATCACCTTCGAGCTGGCCAAGCGCAAGGAGAAGATGGCCCTCTTCTCCCCCTACGACGTCGAGCGCGTCTACGGCAAGCCGTTCGCCGACATCTCGGTGACTGAGAAGTACGACGAGATGCTGCACGATGACCGCATCCACAAGACCTACATCGATGCCCGTGAGTTCTTCATGACCCTCGGCGAGGTGCAGTTCGAGTCCGGCTACCCCTACATCCTCTTCGAGGACACCGTCAATCGCGCCAACCCGATCGACGGCCGCGTCACGATGTCGAACCTCTGCTCCGAGATTCTGCAGGTGCAGGAGCCCTCCACCTACAACGCCGACCTGAGCTACGACCACGTCGGTAAGGACATCTCCTGCAACCTCGGCTCCCTGAACATCGCGAAGGCGATGGACGGCGGCCTGGCCGATCCGGTGGAGACTGCAATCCGCGCGCTGACTTCCGTCTCCGAGCAGACCCACATCGATTCCGTGCCGTCCATCAAGCGCGGCAACGAAGAGGGCCACTCCATCGGTCTGGGCCAGATGAACCTCCACGGCTTCCTTGCCCGCGAGCACATGTATTATGGCTCGGAAGAAGCGCTGGACTTCACCGACATGTACTTCATGACCGTGGCCTACCACGCCTACAAGGCCTCGCACAAGCTGGCCGTCGAGCGCGGCCACGCCTTCGCGACCTTCGACACCTCCGATTACGCCAAGCCGGCCGGCCAGGGCAACTACTTCGACAAGTACACCGACGGCCGCCGTTCCCTCGAGCCGAAGACCCAAACGGTCAAAGATCTCTTCGAGCGCTTCGGCATCCACATCCCCACCGTCTCCGACTGGGAGACGCTACGCGACGAGATCCTGAAGGACGGCATTTACAACGAGTACCTGCAGGCCGTGCCGCCGACCGGTTCGATCTCCTACATCAACCACTCCACCTCCTCCATCCACCCGATCGCCTCGAAGATCGAGATCCGTAAGGAAGGCAAGGTCGGCCGCGTCTACTACCCGGCGCCGTACATGACCAACGACAACCTCGAGTACTTCCAGGACGCCTACGAGATCGGCTGGAAGAAGATCGTGGACACCTACGCCGAGGCCACCCAGCACGTCGATCAGGGCCTTTCGCTGACCCTCTTCTTCCCCGCCGGCGTCACCACGCGTGAGCTCAACAAGGCGCAAATCTACGCCTGGCGCAAGGGCATCAAGACCCTCTACTACATCCGCATCCGCCAGCAGGCGCTTGAGGGCACCGAGGTCGAGGGCTGTGTCAGCTGCATGCTGTAA